The sequence below is a genomic window from Campylobacter anatolicus.
AGCCAAATTTATGAAATAAATTTATGCTAGGTTTGTTGTGTTTAAAGATAACGGCGATGACGTTTTTTAGCCCAAGTGATGGAGCGAGTGAGAGCATAGTGGTTAAAAACTTTGCCCCAACGCCCTTACCACGTGCATTATGGCTGACATATAAGCTGATTTCTGCACTTATATCATACGCTGCACGTGCAATATAATCACTAAAACTACACCACGCTACGATCTCACCGTCATCACGCATGACATAAAGTGGTC
It includes:
- a CDS encoding GNAT family N-acetyltransferase is translated as MSLEIVLAKREDLPKIVEIYNSTIPAHTSTADLTPVSVEQREPWFYAHKGNRPLYVMRDDGEIVAWCSFSDYIARAAYDISAEISLYVSHNARGKGVGAKFLTTMLSLAPSLGLKNVIAVIFKHNKPSINLFHKFGFEDWGELPDVCDIDGELKSVVILGKRVK